From Actinosynnema mirum DSM 43827, a single genomic window includes:
- a CDS encoding S8 family serine peptidase, whose product MPLRKALSAGVVAAVVAAALTATVPTAAAGPETGRDAPGAAGTGTASASTTGAATTDVSTTSASTTGAATTGGQRPRGVVTLLTGDVVAVGGDDVRVTPGAGREKIVFHRSGGPDVLRVIPSDVAADVASGRLDRALFDVAGLIAQGYDDARTDHLPLIVTGAPDAVRPAGDAVRELPSVDGYALDVPKSRPLLASAAEQVPGRIWLDAKARTTLDRTAAQIGAPAAWAAGLTGAGAKVAVLDTGVDAAHPDLAGAVVESANFSDSADAGDRDGHGTHVASTITGSGRYRGIAPDAVILNGKVLDDRGGGAYSWIIAGMEWAAPRADVVTMSLGAPASEDDPLTLALDRLTAETGALFVVAAGNSGPRASTVGSPGSAASALTVGAVDRDDVPAPFSSRGPGPDERVLKPDVTAPGVGVVAAEAGSPDGHVAMSGTSMAAPHVAGAAAILAQQHPDWLAPQLKAALMGTAVDPKGATVYEQGAGRVDLARATTTPLQADPPSLGLGTLRFPHDDGEQPSPRTVTYRNTGDQPEEVALTAVLRDPSGAEIPGAVSVSPSSVTVPAGGSAEVVVTTTLPAGSPIGAYSGVLLAGDAVRVPIGLTREGEMRDLPVRVLDHEGGPASMYTFWLLNTATGEEHRMFGPSGSTTVRLPVGDYLMHAVIVLGEKATTFVEPALRIDGSSVLELDARRGVPMRVAVDEPGAVPAAVGVALTMDVLGRPAHASSFSYAPETMLFVPSSTTSEAAKTTLEHALVPPEGFTGLPYQYALKWAVEGGVPHDLSREFRKRDLAHVNAAVASGGSGNVVQHDLLTTLATPHAILLHYSPDVPWRHRTDLWSEQGGSGKGTQEHVKDVVYRKGQVLSESWYRGVLGPAFPEIGEGDVPHASRRRDQFLYWVPLFTDQAANHKGGRDYSTEHVVLTRDGEVLLDELRRGQHLLARMPQDPGDYELSVDASSGVGFDLSTRVSAKWRFHSEQTQAEEAVPLLAVRFAPDLDQRNRAPRGRVTIPVSVQRNGSADVSDVRRPSVEVSYDDGRTWRAAPVSGRDGEWSVTTASPPGAVFASLRSSTSDSSGNSLVQTIIRAYALR is encoded by the coding sequence ATGCCTCTCCGGAAAGCGCTCTCCGCCGGGGTGGTGGCGGCGGTCGTGGCGGCGGCGCTCACCGCGACCGTCCCCACGGCCGCGGCGGGCCCCGAGACCGGCCGGGACGCGCCAGGCGCGGCCGGGACCGGCACTGCCAGCGCCTCCACGACCGGCGCCGCCACGACCGACGTCTCTACGACCAGCGCCTCCACGACCGGCGCCGCCACGACCGGCGGCCAACGGCCGCGCGGCGTGGTGACCCTCCTGACCGGCGACGTCGTCGCCGTCGGCGGCGACGACGTCCGGGTCACCCCCGGCGCGGGCCGGGAGAAGATCGTGTTCCACCGCTCCGGCGGCCCGGACGTCCTGCGCGTGATCCCCTCCGACGTGGCGGCGGACGTCGCCTCGGGCAGGCTGGACCGCGCCCTGTTCGACGTCGCGGGCCTGATCGCCCAGGGCTACGACGACGCCCGCACCGACCACCTGCCGCTGATCGTCACCGGCGCGCCCGACGCCGTCCGCCCCGCCGGGGACGCCGTCCGCGAGCTGCCCAGCGTCGACGGCTACGCGCTCGACGTCCCCAAGTCCCGCCCGCTGCTCGCCTCCGCCGCCGAGCAGGTCCCCGGCCGGATCTGGTTGGACGCCAAGGCCCGCACCACCCTGGACCGCACCGCCGCGCAGATCGGCGCGCCCGCCGCGTGGGCCGCCGGCCTGACCGGCGCGGGCGCGAAGGTCGCGGTCCTGGACACCGGCGTCGACGCGGCCCACCCGGACCTGGCAGGCGCGGTCGTGGAGTCCGCGAACTTCAGCGACAGCGCCGACGCGGGCGACCGCGACGGCCACGGCACGCACGTCGCCTCCACCATCACCGGCTCCGGCCGGTACCGGGGGATCGCGCCGGACGCGGTGATCCTCAACGGCAAGGTCCTGGACGACCGCGGCGGCGGCGCCTACTCGTGGATCATCGCCGGGATGGAGTGGGCCGCGCCCCGCGCCGACGTGGTCACCATGAGCCTGGGCGCCCCCGCGAGCGAGGACGACCCGCTGACCCTCGCGCTCGACCGGCTCACCGCCGAGACCGGCGCGCTGTTCGTGGTCGCGGCGGGCAACTCCGGTCCGCGCGCCTCCACGGTCGGCAGCCCCGGATCGGCGGCGTCCGCGCTGACCGTGGGCGCGGTCGACCGGGACGACGTGCCGGCCCCGTTCTCCTCGCGCGGCCCCGGCCCCGACGAGCGCGTGCTCAAGCCGGACGTCACCGCGCCCGGCGTCGGCGTCGTGGCGGCCGAGGCGGGCTCGCCGGACGGGCACGTCGCCATGTCCGGGACCTCGATGGCCGCCCCGCACGTCGCGGGCGCCGCCGCGATCCTGGCGCAGCAGCACCCGGACTGGCTGGCCCCGCAGCTCAAGGCCGCCCTGATGGGCACGGCCGTCGACCCGAAGGGCGCGACCGTCTACGAGCAGGGCGCGGGCCGCGTCGACCTGGCCCGCGCCACCACCACCCCGCTGCAGGCCGACCCGCCGTCGCTGGGGCTGGGGACCCTGCGCTTCCCGCACGACGACGGCGAGCAGCCGTCCCCGCGCACCGTCACCTACCGCAACACCGGGGACCAGCCGGAGGAGGTCGCGCTGACCGCCGTCCTGCGCGACCCCTCCGGCGCCGAGATCCCCGGCGCGGTCTCGGTGTCGCCGTCCTCGGTCACCGTCCCGGCGGGCGGCTCCGCCGAGGTCGTCGTGACCACCACCCTGCCCGCCGGCTCGCCGATCGGCGCGTACAGCGGCGTGCTGCTGGCCGGGGACGCGGTGCGCGTCCCGATCGGGCTGACCCGCGAGGGGGAGATGCGCGACCTGCCGGTCCGGGTCCTCGACCACGAGGGCGGGCCCGCGTCGATGTACACGTTCTGGCTGCTCAACACCGCCACCGGCGAGGAGCACAGGATGTTCGGCCCGTCCGGCTCCACCACCGTCCGGCTGCCCGTCGGCGACTACCTGATGCACGCGGTGATCGTCCTGGGTGAGAAGGCCACCACGTTCGTCGAACCCGCCCTGCGGATCGACGGCTCCTCGGTGCTGGAGCTGGACGCCCGGCGCGGCGTGCCGATGCGGGTCGCGGTGGACGAGCCCGGCGCGGTCCCCGCCGCGGTCGGCGTGGCCCTCACCATGGACGTGCTGGGCAGGCCAGCGCACGCGAGCTCCTTCAGCTACGCCCCCGAGACGATGCTCTTCGTGCCGTCGAGCACCACCTCCGAGGCGGCCAAGACCACCCTGGAGCACGCGCTGGTCCCGCCCGAGGGGTTCACCGGCCTGCCCTACCAGTACGCGCTGAAGTGGGCGGTCGAGGGTGGTGTTCCGCACGACCTGAGCCGGGAGTTTCGCAAGCGCGACCTGGCGCACGTGAACGCCGCCGTCGCCTCCGGGGGCAGCGGGAACGTGGTGCAGCACGACCTCCTCACCACGCTGGCCACACCGCACGCGATCCTGCTGCACTACAGCCCGGACGTGCCGTGGCGGCACCGGACTGACCTCTGGTCCGAGCAGGGCGGCAGCGGCAAGGGCACCCAGGAGCACGTGAAGGACGTGGTCTACCGCAAGGGCCAGGTGCTGAGCGAGTCCTGGTACCGGGGTGTGCTCGGCCCGGCATTCCCGGAGATCGGCGAGGGGGACGTGCCCCACGCCTCGCGCCGGCGTGACCAGTTCCTCTACTGGGTTCCGCTGTTCACCGACCAGGCCGCCAACCACAAGGGCGGCCGGGACTACAGCACCGAGCACGTCGTGCTCACCCGCGACGGTGAGGTGCTGCTGGACGAGCTGCGGCGGGGCCAGCACCTGCTGGCGCGGATGCCCCAGGACCCGGGGGACTACGAGCTGAGCGTCGACGCGTCCAGCGGCGTCGGGTTCGACCTGTCCACGCGGGTGAGCGCGAAGTGGCGCTTCCACTCCGAGCAGACCCAGGCGGAGGAGGCGGTGCCGCTGCTGGCGGTGCGGTTCGCGCCGGACCTCGACCAGCGCAACCGGGCGCCGCGCGGCCGGGTCACGATCCCGGTCTCGGTGCAGCGCAACGGGAGCGCGGACGTGTCGGACGTGCGCAGGCCGAGCGTGGAGGTCTCGTACGACGACGGCAGGACCTGGCGGGCGGCCCCGGTGAGCGGCCGGGACGGCGAGTGGTCGGTGACGACCGCGAGCCCGCCGGGGGCGGTGTTCGCGTCACTGCGATCGTCCACTTCGGACTCGTCCGGGAACTCGTTGGTGCAGACCATTATCCGGGCGTACGCGCTGCGCTGA
- a CDS encoding SdrD B-like domain-containing protein, with the protein MPAARGAHRFAVVAAIALLVLGVLWWDVPGVLRAVGTGSITGQAYVDANDDGVRQGGEAALPDLPVRLTGTRDSCPVGEQPACAASATTTTSAAGEFTFTGLEAGLYSVTAARPAGYADGKSTAGAAGGSLSAPNQISGIRVDSGASATGYSFGMRVGAVTGTAWVDNNANGTIEDDEHEWLEDVTVTLVKSDETPVATTTTSTTGNYSFDAVLPGDYVVRATLPAGYGAASPTSVPFTLASGQGRHVDFSMVKGALGNFVWLDADRDGLQGIGEDGVPGIAVELHRTPGGVVDSQLTDANGEYYFVGLDVGTYFIRVIKPSGTVFTERDKSATVGSHVDADGYSSPVEIKVENSGITQDMTLDAGFYELAQGETPPTTTTTTTTTTTTAPTTTTTTTPTTTTTPTTTTTGPTTTTTGSTTTTTGPTTTTGPTTTTGATTSTTPPTTTAPGTTTTTTTPPPRTDLGVQFAVDNPKPAVGDKVTFTTVVVNRGTAPVEGSRVTITLPDGLRPETGTGQNLRRALLAQSGWTCQATGQQLVCANPATVQPGASFEPLTVVTTATAPVLPQATTVAVALYDGTPDDNPDNDGTTPALAIPSTTTPTPGVVTELLLPTQQPTTTPLATTGRPAHALLLTALVLMVLGAGLLVTTRKPATGGRHRAARRSD; encoded by the coding sequence ATGCCCGCTGCACGGGGCGCGCACCGCTTCGCGGTGGTCGCGGCGATCGCGCTGCTGGTCCTCGGCGTCCTGTGGTGGGACGTGCCGGGAGTGCTGCGCGCGGTCGGCACCGGATCGATCACCGGACAGGCGTACGTGGACGCGAACGACGACGGCGTCCGGCAGGGCGGTGAGGCCGCGCTGCCCGACCTGCCCGTCCGGCTCACCGGCACGCGCGACAGCTGCCCGGTGGGCGAGCAGCCCGCCTGCGCGGCGTCCGCGACCACGACCACGTCCGCGGCCGGCGAGTTCACCTTCACCGGCCTGGAGGCGGGCCTGTACTCGGTCACCGCCGCCCGGCCCGCCGGGTACGCCGACGGCAAGTCCACGGCGGGCGCGGCGGGCGGCTCGCTGAGCGCCCCGAACCAGATCAGCGGCATCCGGGTCGACAGCGGCGCGTCCGCCACCGGGTACTCGTTCGGCATGAGGGTCGGGGCCGTCACCGGCACCGCGTGGGTCGACAACAACGCCAACGGCACGATCGAGGACGACGAGCACGAGTGGCTGGAGGACGTGACCGTCACGCTCGTGAAGTCCGACGAGACCCCGGTCGCGACCACGACCACCTCCACCACCGGCAACTACAGCTTCGACGCCGTCCTGCCGGGCGACTACGTCGTCCGGGCGACCCTGCCCGCCGGGTACGGCGCGGCCTCACCCACCTCGGTGCCGTTCACGCTGGCGTCCGGGCAGGGCAGGCACGTGGACTTCTCGATGGTCAAGGGCGCGCTGGGCAACTTCGTGTGGCTCGACGCCGACCGCGACGGGCTCCAGGGGATCGGCGAGGACGGGGTGCCCGGCATCGCCGTCGAGCTGCACCGCACGCCGGGCGGGGTGGTCGACAGCCAGCTCACCGACGCCAACGGCGAGTACTACTTCGTGGGGCTGGACGTGGGCACGTACTTCATCCGAGTGATCAAGCCAAGCGGGACGGTGTTCACCGAGCGCGACAAGTCCGCCACGGTCGGGTCGCACGTCGACGCGGACGGGTACTCATCACCGGTCGAGATCAAGGTCGAGAACAGCGGGATCACCCAGGACATGACCCTGGACGCGGGCTTCTACGAGCTCGCGCAGGGCGAGACCCCGCCGACCACGACGACCACCACCACCACCACCACCACCACCGCTCCGACGACCACAACCACGACGACACCGACCACCACCACCACGCCGACGACGACCACCACGGGCCCGACGACCACGACCACGGGTTCGACGACCACGACCACGGGCCCGACGACCACGACCGGTCCGACCACCACGACGGGCGCGACCACCTCCACCACGCCGCCCACCACAACCGCCCCCGGCACGACCACGACCACCACCACGCCCCCGCCGCGCACCGACCTGGGTGTGCAGTTCGCCGTGGACAACCCGAAGCCCGCCGTGGGCGACAAGGTCACGTTCACCACCGTGGTCGTCAACCGGGGCACCGCGCCGGTGGAGGGCTCACGGGTGACGATCACCCTGCCGGACGGCCTGCGTCCCGAGACCGGCACCGGCCAGAACCTCCGCAGGGCGCTCCTGGCCCAGTCCGGCTGGACCTGCCAGGCGACCGGCCAGCAGCTGGTCTGCGCGAACCCGGCCACCGTCCAACCGGGCGCCTCGTTCGAGCCGCTGACCGTGGTGACGACCGCGACGGCCCCGGTCCTGCCGCAGGCGACCACGGTCGCGGTCGCCCTGTACGACGGCACTCCCGACGACAACCCGGACAACGACGGCACGACCCCGGCCCTCGCCATCCCGAGCACGACCACCCCGACCCCGGGCGTGGTGACCGAGCTGCTCCTCCCGACCCAGCAGCCCACCACAACCCCCCTGGCCACCACGGGCCGCCCGGCGCACGCGCTCCTGCTGACGGCCCTGGTCCTGATGGTCCTGGGCGCGGGCCTGCTGGTCACCACCCGCAAGCCCGCCACCGGAGGCCGCCACCGCGCGGCACGCCGGAGCGACTGA
- a CDS encoding pectinesterase family protein: protein MSVNKPGRRRGAPATALSAVAVVLMAGAAVVATTTAASAATPAAGTTYTIAVKNSGKCLDVLDGNTANGALVAQWDCWNGAMQQWTLRDAGSGAFTVVNVATGKCLDIPYGTTEYYVQAQQWSCSGDTMQRWRFTASGSGTYQLVNVASGLCLSNKDAGQGLGVPVVQEGCTANSNKQWLFTPAASAERPTVAADGTGTYRKVQDAVNAAPSNSSARTVITVKAGTYREVVTVPADKPNITLRGLGSGPSGTVIVYNNSAYTHGTSNSASFFARGAGFVAENLTISNDLDESSVPSGAQAVALQTNADRIVLRNVRLLGDQDTFLVNDATRAYVVDSYVEGTVDFVFGGGTVVFHRTTVHEKRSGGGPITAASTGAGKKYGFLFYRSTITGAADDVTQLGRPWRPDAQVLYRESTLSATVRTSEPWTDMSDNSWRNARFLEYRNTGSGAGSNSNRPQLSDSQAAEYTPQKYLAGSDGWNPIS, encoded by the coding sequence GTGAGCGTTAACAAGCCGGGACGGAGGCGGGGCGCGCCGGCAACGGCGCTGTCCGCCGTCGCCGTGGTCCTGATGGCGGGCGCGGCGGTGGTCGCCACGACCACGGCCGCGTCCGCGGCCACCCCCGCGGCCGGGACGACCTACACCATCGCCGTGAAGAACAGCGGCAAGTGCCTGGACGTCCTGGACGGCAACACGGCCAACGGCGCGCTGGTCGCGCAGTGGGACTGCTGGAACGGCGCCATGCAGCAGTGGACGCTGCGGGACGCCGGGTCGGGCGCCTTCACCGTGGTCAACGTGGCCACGGGCAAGTGCCTGGACATCCCCTACGGCACCACCGAGTACTACGTGCAGGCCCAGCAGTGGAGCTGCTCCGGGGACACCATGCAGCGGTGGCGGTTCACCGCCTCCGGGTCCGGGACGTACCAGCTGGTCAACGTGGCCAGCGGGTTGTGCCTGTCGAACAAGGACGCCGGGCAGGGTCTCGGCGTGCCGGTCGTGCAGGAGGGGTGCACGGCCAACTCCAACAAGCAGTGGTTGTTCACCCCTGCCGCGTCGGCGGAGAGGCCGACGGTGGCGGCTGATGGGACGGGGACGTATCGGAAGGTGCAGGACGCGGTGAACGCGGCGCCGTCGAACAGCTCGGCGCGGACGGTGATCACGGTGAAGGCGGGGACGTATCGCGAGGTGGTGACGGTTCCGGCGGACAAGCCGAACATCACGTTGCGGGGGTTGGGGTCGGGTCCGTCGGGCACGGTGATCGTGTACAACAACAGCGCTTACACGCACGGGACGTCGAACAGCGCGTCGTTCTTCGCGCGGGGTGCGGGGTTCGTGGCGGAGAACCTGACGATCTCGAACGATCTGGACGAGTCGAGTGTGCCGTCGGGGGCGCAGGCGGTGGCGTTGCAGACGAACGCGGATCGGATCGTGCTGCGGAACGTGCGGTTGTTGGGTGATCAGGACACGTTCCTGGTCAACGACGCCACCCGCGCGTACGTGGTGGACTCGTATGTCGAGGGGACGGTGGACTTCGTCTTCGGCGGGGGGACGGTCGTGTTCCACCGGACGACGGTGCACGAGAAGCGTTCCGGTGGTGGGCCGATCACGGCGGCGAGCACGGGGGCGGGGAAGAAGTACGGGTTCCTGTTCTACCGGTCGACGATCACGGGTGCGGCGGACGACGTGACGCAGCTGGGTCGGCCGTGGCGTCCGGACGCGCAGGTGCTGTACCGGGAGTCGACCCTGTCGGCGACGGTCAGGACGTCGGAGCCGTGGACGGACATGTCGGACAACAGCTGGAGGAACGCCCGGTTCCTGGAGTACCGGAACACGGGCAGCGGCGCGGGGTCGAACTCGAACCGGCCGCAGCTGTCCGACTCGCAGGCCGCTGAGTACACGCCCCAGAAGTACCTGGCCGGTAGCGACGGCTGGAACCCGATCAGCTGA
- a CDS encoding RICIN domain-containing protein gives MRKKHLFKAAAAAVGLGAVIALTVAMPSAQAAVPAAGSTYTIAVKNSGKCLDVLDGNTANGALVAQWDCWGGTMQQWTLRGSGSGTYALANVATGKCLDIPYGTTEHYVQAQQWSCSGDTMQQWRLTASGSGTYQLVNVASGLCLANKDAGQGLGVAIVQEGCTANSNKQWLFTPVSGRTWSGTPDGFAGAAGTTGGAGGTVVTATTFADLVKYASASTPHVIRVDRAITVTPYGKEIPVTSNKTIVGVGTSGQIVNGGFTLNGVSNVIIRNLTIRDTRVASDDPDDKDFDYDGIQIDSSTKVWIDHNTITRMNDGLIDSRKDTTDLTVSWNVLADNNKSFGIGWTDNVTARITIHHNWIRDTDQRNPSTDNVAYAHLYNNYLQNVKSYGNYARGATKMVLENSYFDKVKDPYYKDDTAQLKQSGNVVVNSSGKQQSGGAAFDPKTFYSYALDPAAEIPKILGTYAGPQGNIGG, from the coding sequence ATGCGCAAGAAGCACCTGTTCAAGGCCGCCGCCGCGGCGGTCGGGCTGGGCGCGGTGATCGCGCTGACCGTGGCCATGCCCTCGGCGCAGGCGGCCGTGCCCGCCGCCGGGAGCACCTACACCATCGCGGTGAAGAACAGCGGGAAGTGCCTGGACGTCCTGGACGGCAACACCGCCAACGGCGCGCTCGTGGCGCAGTGGGACTGCTGGGGCGGGACCATGCAGCAGTGGACGCTGCGCGGGTCCGGGTCGGGGACGTACGCGCTGGCGAACGTCGCGACCGGCAAGTGCCTGGACATCCCGTACGGCACGACCGAGCACTACGTGCAGGCCCAGCAGTGGAGCTGCTCCGGCGACACGATGCAGCAGTGGCGGCTGACCGCGTCCGGGTCCGGGACCTACCAGCTGGTCAACGTGGCCAGCGGGTTGTGCCTGGCCAACAAGGACGCCGGTCAGGGCCTGGGCGTGGCGATCGTGCAGGAGGGGTGCACGGCCAACTCGAACAAGCAGTGGCTGTTCACGCCGGTGTCCGGCCGGACCTGGTCGGGCACGCCCGACGGGTTCGCGGGCGCGGCGGGGACGACCGGTGGCGCGGGCGGGACCGTGGTGACCGCGACGACCTTCGCCGACCTAGTGAAGTACGCGTCGGCCAGCACACCACACGTGATCCGGGTGGACCGGGCGATCACGGTGACGCCGTACGGGAAGGAGATCCCGGTGACGTCGAACAAGACCATCGTCGGGGTCGGCACGTCCGGGCAGATCGTGAACGGCGGGTTCACCCTCAACGGCGTGTCGAACGTGATCATCCGGAACCTCACCATCCGCGACACCCGCGTGGCCTCGGACGACCCGGACGACAAGGACTTCGACTACGACGGCATCCAGATCGACAGCTCCACCAAGGTCTGGATCGACCACAACACCATCACGCGGATGAACGACGGCCTGATCGACAGCCGCAAGGACACCACCGACCTGACCGTGTCCTGGAACGTGCTGGCGGACAACAACAAGTCCTTCGGCATCGGCTGGACCGACAACGTCACCGCCCGCATCACGATCCACCACAACTGGATCCGCGACACCGACCAGCGCAACCCCAGCACCGACAACGTCGCCTACGCGCACCTGTACAACAACTACCTGCAGAACGTGAAGTCCTACGGCAACTACGCGCGCGGCGCCACGAAGATGGTCCTGGAGAACTCGTACTTCGACAAGGTCAAGGACCCCTACTACAAGGACGACACCGCCCAGCTCAAGCAGAGCGGCAACGTGGTCGTCAACTCCAGCGGCAAGCAGCAGAGCGGCGGGGCGGCCTTCGACCCGAAGACGTTCTACAGCTACGCGCTCGACCCGGCCGCCGAGATCCCGAAGATCCTCGGGACGTACGCGGGGCCCCAGGGCAACATCGGGGGCTGA
- the cobF gene encoding precorrin-6A synthase (deacetylating), which produces MAGSFRAERVVLVRAQVEVVGIGAGDPGHVTVAAVDALRRADVVFFLDKPGEARELSDLREAILATHVPGGGYRVVRAEDPPRDRAADGYADAVVDWRVRRADVCERLIAEHLGEGEVGAFLVWGDPALYDSIIAVVEDVRSRGATEFDVRVIPGVSSVSALAARHATTLNQVAGAVQITTGRRLAAGWPQDADDVVVMLDARNAFLEHLDEPGATIHWGAYVGTEDEILIAGPLAEVAERIVETRERARAEKGWIMDTYLLRRTR; this is translated from the coding sequence ATGGCCGGGTCTTTCCGAGCGGAACGGGTGGTGCTGGTGCGCGCGCAGGTCGAGGTCGTCGGGATCGGCGCCGGGGACCCCGGTCACGTCACGGTGGCGGCGGTGGACGCGCTGCGCCGCGCCGACGTGGTGTTCTTCCTGGACAAGCCGGGGGAGGCGCGCGAGCTGTCCGACCTGCGCGAGGCCATCCTGGCCACCCACGTCCCCGGCGGCGGCTACCGCGTGGTCCGCGCCGAGGACCCGCCCAGGGACCGGGCGGCCGACGGCTACGCCGACGCGGTGGTGGACTGGCGGGTGCGGCGGGCCGACGTGTGCGAGCGGTTGATCGCGGAGCACCTGGGCGAGGGCGAGGTCGGGGCGTTCCTGGTGTGGGGCGATCCGGCGCTGTACGACAGCATCATCGCGGTGGTGGAGGACGTCCGGTCGCGCGGCGCCACGGAGTTCGACGTGCGGGTGATCCCCGGCGTCAGCAGCGTCTCCGCGCTGGCGGCCAGGCACGCGACGACGCTGAACCAGGTGGCGGGCGCGGTGCAGATCACCACCGGCAGGCGCCTGGCGGCCGGGTGGCCGCAGGACGCGGACGACGTGGTCGTGATGCTGGACGCCCGCAACGCGTTCCTGGAGCACCTGGACGAGCCGGGCGCGACGATCCACTGGGGCGCGTACGTGGGCACCGAGGACGAGATCCTGATCGCCGGGCCGCTGGCGGAGGTCGCGGAGCGGATCGTGGAGACGCGGGAGCGGGCGCGGGCGGAGAAGGGCTGGATCATGGACACCTACCTGCTGCGCCGCACGCGCTGA
- a CDS encoding TetR/AcrR family transcriptional regulator: METRGYTSPLREEAAARTRERVLLAAAELFAEGGYARTSVAAIARAAGVAVNTVYTSVGGKSALLLAMVDDGVADEAVRATTAALTSATSAAEVLRLVARGTSVTRDRRELTLSVLLDNRDAHPDVAEAARVAEAEVRARFAEAADRMLELGGLREGVGGEELRRALWFYFGFPAWRVVRAEGLSWGDGAVWLCGQASDSLLAR, translated from the coding sequence GTGGAGACCCGTGGCTACACCTCCCCCCTCCGCGAGGAGGCGGCGGCCCGAACCCGCGAGCGGGTGCTGCTCGCCGCCGCCGAGCTGTTCGCCGAGGGCGGGTACGCGCGCACCAGCGTGGCGGCGATCGCGCGCGCCGCCGGGGTCGCGGTGAACACCGTGTACACCAGCGTCGGCGGCAAGTCCGCGCTGCTCCTGGCCATGGTCGACGACGGCGTCGCGGACGAGGCGGTCCGCGCGACCACCGCCGCGCTCACGTCCGCGACCAGCGCCGCCGAGGTGCTGCGCCTGGTCGCGCGGGGCACGTCGGTGACCAGGGACCGCCGGGAGCTGACGCTGTCCGTGCTGCTGGACAACCGGGACGCGCACCCCGACGTGGCGGAGGCCGCGCGGGTGGCCGAGGCCGAGGTCAGGGCGCGGTTCGCGGAGGCGGCGGACCGGATGCTGGAGCTGGGCGGGCTGCGCGAGGGGGTGGGGGGCGAGGAGCTGCGGCGGGCCCTGTGGTTCTACTTCGGCTTCCCGGCGTGGCGGGTGGTGCGGGCGGAGGGCCTGTCCTGGGGCGACGGCGCGGTGTGGCTGTGCGGCCAGGCGTCGGACTCGCTGCTGGCCCGCTGA